The bacterium genome includes a region encoding these proteins:
- a CDS encoding DNRLRE domain-containing protein — translation MRYTLILLFILSAFALAEEVTLQPGLVKGKDAFCWEQQPNSNFGVSYFFKVYTSDSPNLGFTSFIEFVDLSFYRDRYANSATLYLYTQAVAGSGGEAEFGASDAFWDEDLITWNNMPDIHPQTLDSAPYPTTVGEWWAVDVTDIVRGWLDDTLANHGFKFYDDGTGAVGGTFYASEYMVDETLRPRLVMELSDPEVEETSFGCIKALYR, via the coding sequence ATGCGTTACACCCTGATTCTTCTATTCATTCTCTCCGCCTTTGCTTTGGCCGAAGAGGTGACCCTCCAGCCGGGCCTCGTGAAGGGCAAGGACGCCTTCTGCTGGGAGCAGCAGCCGAACAGCAACTTCGGTGTCTCGTACTTCTTCAAGGTGTACACTTCGGATTCGCCGAACCTGGGCTTCACGAGCTTCATCGAGTTCGTTGATTTGAGCTTCTACCGAGACCGGTACGCGAATTCGGCGACGCTCTATCTCTACACCCAGGCGGTGGCCGGTTCGGGCGGCGAGGCGGAGTTCGGCGCCTCGGACGCCTTTTGGGACGAGGACCTCATCACCTGGAACAACATGCCCGACATCCACCCCCAGACCCTGGACTCCGCCCCGTACCCGACCACGGTCGGGGAGTGGTGGGCCGTGGACGTCACGGACATCGTGCGGGGCTGGCTGGACGACACGCTGGCCAACCACGGTTTCAAGTTCTACGACGACGGGACCGGGGCCGTGGGCGGCACCTTCTACGCCAGCGAGTACATGGTGGACGAGACGCTGCGCCCCAGACTGGTGATGGAACTCTCCGACCCCGAAGTCGAGGAAACCTCTTTCGGCTGCATCAAGGCCCTGTATCGCTAA